In the genome of Methylocystis echinoides, one region contains:
- a CDS encoding SulP family inorganic anion transporter, producing the protein MRKHLDYYTRYLDHDIPAGVVVFLVALPLCLGIAVASGAPPFSGVIAGIVGGLVVSVVSGSQLSVSGPAAGLTVIVAAAVEKFGLGGAVLAVALSGLFQIGMGYARAGVIGAYFPSAVIKGMLAAIGLILIVKQLPHAIGYDADADRDLSFLEDGANATFSFVWSSLNSISPGSTIVALVSLAILLLWDTDRIRGNRILALVPGPLVAVLFGILFNLAAQAVAPFFAISPQHLVTLPPISGPLEFAGQIHLPDFRLLTDYHICVTAATLALVGSLETLLSLEAVDKLDPLKRTAPTNQELKAQGVGNLLSGIMGGLPITAVIVRSSANINAGAHTKVACIVHGVLLLLSVMFLASVLNMIPLACLAAVLLLTGYKLAKPRLVAEQFEKGFEQFAPFAVTIAAILLTDLLKGMAIGMAVGLFFVLRTNYHSAFTLTRDGNHYLLRLQKDVSFLNKAPLRTILEEIEGDSFVVIDGTRATFIDRDIMETLEDFMKAASDSNIRVILKDLPRFEKTAALAVVA; encoded by the coding sequence ATGCGCAAGCATCTCGATTATTACACGCGTTATCTGGACCACGATATCCCCGCGGGGGTCGTCGTGTTTCTCGTGGCGCTGCCGCTCTGTCTTGGAATCGCGGTCGCCTCCGGCGCTCCGCCTTTTTCCGGGGTGATCGCCGGCATTGTTGGCGGTCTCGTCGTTTCCGTCGTTAGCGGCTCTCAGCTCAGCGTTTCCGGCCCGGCGGCCGGCCTTACTGTCATCGTCGCGGCGGCGGTGGAGAAATTTGGCCTCGGCGGCGCAGTCCTGGCAGTCGCGCTCTCCGGCCTCTTCCAGATCGGCATGGGCTATGCCCGGGCGGGCGTGATCGGCGCCTATTTTCCATCCGCCGTCATCAAGGGCATGCTGGCCGCGATCGGCCTGATCCTGATCGTAAAGCAGTTACCGCATGCGATCGGCTATGACGCGGACGCCGACCGCGATCTGTCCTTCCTCGAAGACGGGGCCAACGCGACGTTTTCCTTCGTCTGGTCGTCGCTGAATTCCATCTCGCCCGGATCCACAATCGTCGCTTTGGTCTCGCTCGCAATCTTGCTGCTATGGGACACGGACAGGATTCGGGGGAACCGCATCCTCGCCCTTGTGCCTGGCCCGCTCGTCGCGGTGCTCTTTGGCATTCTCTTTAACTTGGCCGCGCAGGCCGTGGCGCCTTTCTTCGCGATTTCCCCACAGCACCTTGTAACGCTGCCGCCAATCTCCGGCCCCCTTGAGTTCGCGGGACAAATCCACTTGCCGGATTTTAGATTGCTGACGGACTACCATATCTGCGTGACGGCTGCGACCCTTGCGCTTGTCGGTAGTCTAGAGACGTTGCTCAGTCTCGAGGCAGTCGACAAGCTCGATCCACTCAAGCGCACAGCCCCCACCAATCAGGAGCTCAAGGCGCAAGGCGTCGGCAATCTCCTGAGCGGGATCATGGGTGGCCTGCCCATCACGGCGGTAATCGTGCGCAGCTCCGCCAACATTAACGCCGGGGCGCACACCAAGGTCGCTTGCATTGTGCATGGCGTGCTTTTGCTTTTGAGCGTCATGTTCCTCGCCAGTGTGCTGAACATGATCCCACTCGCATGCCTTGCGGCAGTGCTTCTGCTCACCGGTTACAAGCTGGCCAAGCCAAGGCTCGTGGCTGAACAGTTCGAAAAAGGCTTTGAGCAATTTGCGCCTTTCGCAGTCACAATCGCGGCCATCCTTCTGACTGACCTTCTCAAGGGGATGGCGATCGGCATGGCCGTCGGTCTATTCTTCGTGCTTCGCACGAATTACCATTCAGCTTTCACGCTTACCCGCGACGGCAATCATTACCTGTTGCGGCTGCAGAAGGATGTCTCGTTTCTCAACAAGGCGCCTCTACGCACTATTCTCGAGGAGATAGAGGGAGACAGTTTCGTCGTGATCGACGGAACCCGGGCGACTTTTATCGATCGCGACATCATGGAAACCCTCGAGGATTTCATGAAAGCCGCAAGCGACAGCAATATCCGTGTCATTTTGAAGGACCTCCCGAGATTCGAGAAGACGGCGGCGCTGGCGGTGGTTGCCTGA
- a CDS encoding carbonic anhydrase, with amino-acid sequence MRSHEKLLLENKAWAEETRRRKPEFFEQLAHGQQPEFLWIGCADSRVPADIIVNAEPGLIFAHRNIANQVIATDLNCLSVVQYAVQVLKVKHIIVCGHYNCGGVKAALSRQRSDFTLLNKWLLHVKDVYRLHRDELDAINCVDAKTNRLVELNVIEQVNNLAFSSIVQNVWRSEQRPMIHGWVYALDDGLLKQLITLGPESAMDPIYRWDDEPAEPAH; translated from the coding sequence ATGAGATCGCATGAGAAGCTTCTCCTTGAAAACAAGGCTTGGGCCGAAGAGACAAGACGCCGCAAGCCCGAATTTTTCGAACAGCTCGCGCACGGCCAGCAGCCCGAATTCCTTTGGATCGGTTGCGCGGACAGCCGCGTCCCGGCGGATATCATCGTCAATGCTGAACCCGGCCTGATTTTCGCGCATCGCAATATCGCCAATCAAGTCATCGCGACGGACCTCAACTGTCTCAGCGTCGTGCAATACGCCGTTCAAGTTCTGAAGGTGAAGCACATTATCGTCTGCGGCCATTACAACTGTGGCGGCGTGAAAGCGGCCTTGTCACGTCAGCGATCGGATTTCACGCTGCTGAACAAATGGCTGCTGCACGTGAAAGACGTCTATCGCCTGCATCGCGACGAACTCGACGCCATCAATTGCGTCGACGCCAAGACCAACCGCCTCGTCGAGCTTAACGTCATCGAGCAAGTCAACAACCTCGCCTTCTCATCGATCGTTCAGAATGTCTGGCGAAGTGAGCAACGCCCAATGATTCATGGATGGGTTTATGCGCTCGACGACGGCCTTTTGAAGCAGCTCATCACGCTGGGGCCCGAGAGCGCGATGGACCCCATCTATCGATGGGACGATGAGCCCGCGGAGCCGGCGCACTAA
- a CDS encoding thioredoxin — MTRKAIFYHAGCPVCIDAERQFADKLDPNQYQVEIVHLGQTKNRIAEAEAAGVKSVPAFVIDDQAYHINFGADLTALK; from the coding sequence ATGACACGCAAAGCGATCTTCTACCACGCTGGATGCCCGGTCTGCATCGATGCGGAGCGGCAGTTTGCCGACAAGCTCGATCCAAACCAATATCAGGTCGAAATCGTTCATCTCGGACAGACGAAGAACCGGATCGCGGAGGCCGAAGCGGCGGGTGTGAAATCCGTTCCCGCCTTCGTCATCGACGATCAGGCATATCACATCAATTTCGGGGCCGATCTCACCGCCCTGAAATAG
- a CDS encoding MarR family winged helix-turn-helix transcriptional regulator gives MTGVSSDPLLTRRIRDGLDRICAVMRADQWAIAGTAGLNPTQTHVLTFIAGRAQKGVRVGTIAAQLGVSQPTATDSIAALVRKGLLSKKSDPEDARAVTMRITQAGRDIVRGIGLVITATERALETLSDQEQTELLQLVIKTIRALQIAGALSPQRMCVTCRYFRPNVHKGLTAPHHCDYVGAAFGPQSLRLDCGDHEALSLSHEEALWRSYTTEFPELNTGYDAMDIASRSNLQPNEVSSISSRGHAGKKE, from the coding sequence ATGACCGGTGTTTCGTCAGATCCCCTCTTAACCCGCCGGATTCGCGACGGTCTGGATCGCATCTGCGCTGTCATGCGCGCGGATCAGTGGGCAATCGCAGGGACGGCTGGGCTTAATCCGACGCAGACGCATGTTCTGACTTTTATAGCCGGCCGAGCGCAAAAAGGTGTGCGCGTCGGCACGATCGCCGCGCAGCTTGGCGTGTCTCAGCCTACGGCGACGGACTCGATCGCGGCTCTGGTTCGCAAAGGCTTGCTGTCAAAGAAATCTGACCCGGAAGATGCCCGTGCCGTGACCATGCGCATCACCCAAGCCGGACGCGATATCGTGCGGGGGATCGGTCTCGTCATAACCGCGACCGAGCGCGCCCTTGAAACATTGTCAGACCAGGAACAAACCGAGCTACTCCAACTGGTCATCAAAACGATCCGCGCACTTCAAATCGCTGGAGCCCTTTCGCCCCAACGCATGTGCGTCACCTGCCGATATTTCCGCCCCAACGTGCATAAAGGACTGACGGCGCCCCACCATTGTGACTATGTCGGGGCGGCTTTCGGACCTCAGAGTCTGCGCCTCGACTGCGGGGACCACGAAGCGTTGTCCTTATCCCACGAGGAAGCTCTCTGGAGAAGCTACACGACAGAGTTTCCTGAACTCAACACAGGGTATGACGCAATGGATATTGCGTCCCGATCGAATCTTCAGCCCAACGAAGTGAGTTCCATTTCCTCGAGAGGCCACGCAGGCAAAAAGGAGTGA
- a CDS encoding LysR family transcriptional regulator, with translation MDINLARTFLAVAESGSFIAAAERLHLTQTAVSARIRTLEMELDRVLFIRNKAGARLTPAGERFKRYAETLVQIWERARQHVSLPADKADKITLGGELSVWHPLLADWLIWMRLECPDIAVRAEVDAATRLVERVEEGTLDLAVVYSPPQRSGLVCELLMEEKLVQVTSSPDGSVDPTSYIFVDWGNAFQANHQAAIPELSSPATSISLGPLALTFLLSVGGSGYFRIGTAQPFVDDGRLHRVRGAPEFSYSTHAVYAAGRADETLARVREGLRLAASGREKPGLSTVVESRKRLSKRSTAPR, from the coding sequence ATGGACATCAATCTTGCTCGGACCTTTCTGGCGGTGGCTGAAAGCGGAAGCTTTATTGCGGCCGCAGAGCGCCTGCACCTGACCCAAACCGCCGTCAGCGCCCGAATTCGAACGCTGGAAATGGAACTCGACCGGGTGCTTTTCATTCGAAACAAGGCGGGCGCCCGGCTGACGCCAGCTGGTGAACGCTTCAAGCGCTATGCCGAGACGCTTGTGCAGATATGGGAGAGGGCCCGGCAACACGTCTCGCTGCCCGCCGACAAAGCCGACAAAATCACCCTTGGAGGCGAACTGAGCGTTTGGCATCCCTTACTCGCCGATTGGCTAATTTGGATGCGCCTGGAGTGTCCTGACATCGCGGTCAGAGCGGAAGTCGATGCTGCGACGCGCCTCGTCGAACGAGTCGAAGAGGGAACTCTAGACTTGGCCGTCGTCTATAGCCCGCCTCAGCGGTCTGGCCTCGTTTGCGAGTTGCTTATGGAAGAAAAACTTGTCCAAGTGACGAGTTCGCCTGACGGAAGCGTCGATCCAACCAGTTACATTTTCGTAGATTGGGGCAACGCGTTCCAAGCGAATCATCAAGCGGCCATCCCTGAGCTTAGTAGTCCCGCTACGTCGATCTCCCTTGGGCCGCTTGCTTTGACCTTCCTTCTGTCAGTCGGCGGTTCTGGCTACTTCCGCATTGGCACGGCGCAACCCTTCGTCGATGATGGGCGGTTGCATCGGGTGCGAGGAGCTCCCGAGTTCTCCTACTCCACTCACGCCGTCTACGCCGCCGGCCGAGCCGATGAGACGCTTGCGCGCGTCAGAGAAGGCCTAAGACTTGCGGCCTCCGGCCGCGAAAAGCCAGGCCTCTCGACTGTCGTTGAATCGCGGAAACGCCTAAGCAAACGATCCACCGCGCCCCGATAG
- a CDS encoding DHA2 family efflux MFS transporter permease subunit, whose product MFVDKRPLRGWRLWLFTATLALGTVVVLSKVPGYTITVPYVAGSLGGVTPSFGTWGTTDHMVGLALGLPFARWFSGRFGDYRVYIVAFLLYACAAWVCAASETLWTFLPGRIALGFAGGVTLPLAQSLALREFPERRRTWAVGLWGVLSMTPLTIGVFFGGWYAEFLSWRWVFYTDVVVGALVAALVGALLYGRGFNVRIVRFDFVGVALLTVIVYSAQTIFNMGNDFDWFASPILVTALIVVEIAVPAFVIWELGERNPVLDLRLFGHRNYAIATFCSVFGFLIIQGLLSVFVFQLQLLMGYTSSLAGMVYLLMFVVAGPAVAILHELNKTVDVRLISFFDFVGLAGTLTWLGLFDRLAWFDQLIWPMLFFGFFIALFFAPLASLAMHGLSGAKLIRAAEELALLRTVAGSYGISLLAVVQFRRLPFYQLDLADHLGGRRFASLDPFAQTTAKIEAAGLNSSTAMRRLANLIREQSALLALNDVFLVGAVVFVLLAVLLWFAHPTMIAFWRRGEAAHLCAEELMESP is encoded by the coding sequence ATGTTTGTTGACAAGAGGCCGTTACGCGGCTGGCGCCTCTGGCTGTTCACTGCCACGCTAGCGCTTGGCACGGTCGTCGTCCTCTCCAAGGTCCCCGGCTACACGATAACGGTACCCTATGTGGCGGGCAGTCTCGGCGGCGTCACGCCGAGCTTCGGCACGTGGGGGACGACCGACCATATGGTTGGCCTTGCGCTTGGCCTGCCGTTTGCGCGCTGGTTCTCGGGCCGCTTTGGCGACTACCGCGTCTATATCGTCGCATTCCTCCTTTACGCCTGCGCCGCATGGGTTTGTGCAGCGAGCGAGACCCTTTGGACGTTTCTGCCCGGCCGCATTGCGCTAGGCTTCGCGGGCGGTGTGACCCTCCCGCTCGCCCAATCGCTGGCGCTCAGGGAATTTCCCGAGCGCCGACGCACCTGGGCCGTCGGATTGTGGGGCGTGTTGAGCATGACGCCCTTAACGATCGGCGTGTTTTTCGGTGGATGGTACGCCGAATTCTTGAGCTGGCGCTGGGTGTTTTATACCGACGTCGTCGTCGGCGCGCTCGTGGCCGCCCTCGTGGGCGCGCTGCTCTATGGTCGTGGTTTCAATGTGAGGATCGTGCGCTTCGACTTCGTAGGCGTTGCCCTGCTTACCGTCATCGTCTACTCCGCCCAGACAATCTTCAACATGGGTAACGACTTTGACTGGTTCGCCTCCCCGATCCTTGTGACAGCGCTAATCGTTGTTGAAATCGCGGTCCCGGCATTTGTGATTTGGGAGCTCGGCGAGCGTAATCCCGTACTTGACTTGCGCTTGTTCGGGCATCGCAACTATGCGATCGCGACCTTCTGCTCCGTGTTCGGATTTCTGATCATCCAAGGGCTATTGTCGGTATTCGTCTTTCAGCTGCAGCTGCTGATGGGCTATACCTCATCCCTTGCGGGAATGGTTTACCTATTGATGTTCGTCGTCGCGGGACCGGCGGTCGCCATTCTCCATGAACTCAACAAAACCGTCGACGTGCGCCTAATCAGCTTCTTCGATTTTGTCGGCCTCGCTGGGACACTTACTTGGTTGGGGTTGTTCGACCGGCTTGCCTGGTTCGACCAGCTCATCTGGCCGATGCTGTTCTTCGGCTTTTTCATTGCTCTCTTCTTTGCCCCACTTGCGAGCCTGGCCATGCACGGGCTCTCCGGAGCGAAGCTTATTCGCGCCGCCGAGGAACTGGCGTTGCTGCGCACCGTGGCGGGCTCTTACGGCATCTCGTTGCTTGCTGTCGTGCAGTTCCGCCGGTTGCCGTTCTACCAGCTTGATCTTGCCGATCACCTCGGTGGGCGGCGGTTCGCATCACTTGATCCTTTCGCGCAGACGACCGCAAAAATTGAAGCTGCAGGCCTCAACTCCTCGACGGCGATGCGCCGGCTTGCAAACCTCATACGTGAGCAATCGGCCCTGCTCGCGTTGAACGACGTGTTTCTGGTTGGCGCTGTCGTCTTCGTGTTGCTGGCCGTCCTCCTCTGGTTCGCACATCCAACCATGATCGCCTTCTGGCGGCGTGGGGAGGCGGCGCATCTGTGCGCGGAGGAGCTCATGGAGTCGCCATGA